Proteins co-encoded in one Ziziphus jujuba cultivar Dongzao chromosome 9, ASM3175591v1 genomic window:
- the LOC107425997 gene encoding sugar transporter ERD6-like 7 isoform X3, which produces MPIKEDVEHGVEEEIREPLMAENKNLTDGLEDHDESSKGHPWMVYFYTIVAVCGSYEFGSCAGYSSPTQTAIREDLGLTLSEYSVFGSILTFGAMIGAITSGPIADFIGRKGAMRVYSAFGVAGWLAIYFAKGALSLDIGRLATGYGMGAFSYVVPVLIAEIAPKDLRGALTAVNQFMICAAVSVSFIIGNVLSWRALALTGLIPCAVLLIGLFFIPESPRWLAKMGRQKEFEASLQKLRGKDANISHEAAEIQIGVGLMVCQQFGGINGICFYVSNIFETAGFSSTVGTITYALLQVVVTGLGAAMIDRVGRKPLLLVSGSGLVAACIITAVSFFLKVHELSLNAVPILAVTGILLYIASFSVGMGAVPWVVMSEIFPINIKGQAGSLATLVNWFGAWLCSYTFNYLMSWSSYGTFILYAAINALAILFIIGVVPETKGKTLEQIQASINA; this is translated from the exons ATGCCCATTAAAGAGGATGTAGAGCATGGTGTGGAGGAGGAGATAAGGGAGCCACTCATGGCGGAAAACAAGAACCTGACAGATGGATTAGAAGATCATGATGAAAGCAGCAAAGGACATCCATGGATGGTCTACTTCTACACGATTGTTGCAGTTTGTGGTTCCTATGAATTTGGATCCTGT GCGGGTTATTCATCACCTACTCAGACTGCTATAAGGGAAGATCTCGGTCTAACATTATCAGAG TATTCTGTATTCGGCTCCATATTGACTTTTGGTGCAATGATCGGTGCAATCACAAGTGGTCCCATTGCTGATTTTATTGGTCGAAAAGGG GCCATGAGAGTGTATAGTGCTTTCGGTGTAGCAGGGTGGCTAGCTATTTACTTTGCCAAG GGAGCTTTATCTTTGGACATTGGAAGATTGGCAACAGGATATGGAATGGGAGCTTTTTCTTATGTG GTACCTGTTTTAATAGCTGAAATTGCACCCAAGGATCTTCGAGGTGCATTGACAGCTGTAAATCAG TTCATGATCTGTGCTGCGGTGTCTGTTTCCTTCATTATTGGGAATGTACTGTCATGGAGGGCTCTAGCTTTAACAG GACTTATCCCATGCGCTGTTCTGCTCATTGGTCTCTTCTTCATTCCAGAATCTCCGAGATGGCTG GCAAAGATGGGACGTCAAAAAGAATTTGAAGCTTCCTTACAGAAACTTCGTGGCAAGGATGCAAATATATCTCATGAGGCAGCTGAAATCCAG ATAGGAGTTGGATTGATGGTTTGTCAACAATTTGGAGGAATCAATGGAATCTGTTTCTATGTCAGCAACATTTTTGAGACAGCAG GCTTTTCCTCCACCGTGGGAACTATAACCTATGCTTTGCTTCAG GTTGTGGTTACTGGCCTTGGTGCAGCCATGATTGATAGAGTTGGAAGAAAGCCTCTATTATTG GTTTCTGGGTCAGGGTTAGTAGCAGCCTGTATCATAACTGCCGTGTCGTTCTTTCTGAAG GTTCATGAATTATCACTCAATGCAGTTCCTATACTTGCAGTAACTGGTATACTG CTGTACATAGCATCTTTTTCAGTGGGAATGGGAGCAGTTCCTTGGGTTGTGATGTCTGAG ATATTCCCTATAAATATCAAAGGACAAGCAGGAAGTTTAGCAACATTAGTGAACTGGTTTGGTGCATGGTTGTGCTCCTACACCTTCAACTATCTAATGTCCTGGAGTTCATATG GTACATTCATCCTCTATGCAGCAATCAATGCTCTAGCTATACTCTTTATTATAGGGGTGGTACCTGAAACCAAAGGGAAAACCCTGGAACAAATCCAAGCATCTATAAATGCATAG
- the LOC107425997 gene encoding sugar transporter ERD6-like 7 isoform X1: MPIKEDVEHGVEEEIREPLMAENKNLTDGLEDHDESSKGHPWMVYFYTIVAVCGSYEFGSCAGYSSPTQTAIREDLGLTLSEYSVFGSILTFGAMIGAITSGPIADFIGRKGAMRVYSAFGVAGWLAIYFAKGALSLDIGRLATGYGMGAFSYVVPVLIAEIAPKDLRGALTAVNQFMICAAVSVSFIIGNVLSWRALALTGLIPCAVLLIGLFFIPESPRWLAKMGRQKEFEASLQKLRGKDANISHEAAEIQEYIATLENLPKAKLLDLFERRYLRSVIIGVGLMVCQQFGGINGICFYVSNIFETAGFSSTVGTITYALLQVVVTGLGAAMIDRVGRKPLLLVSGSGLVAACIITAVSFFLKVHELSLNAVPILAVTGILLYIASFSVGMGAVPWVVMSEIFPINIKGQAGSLATLVNWFGAWLCSYTFNYLMSWSSYGTFILYAAINALAILFIIGVVPETKGKTLEQIQASINA, from the exons ATGCCCATTAAAGAGGATGTAGAGCATGGTGTGGAGGAGGAGATAAGGGAGCCACTCATGGCGGAAAACAAGAACCTGACAGATGGATTAGAAGATCATGATGAAAGCAGCAAAGGACATCCATGGATGGTCTACTTCTACACGATTGTTGCAGTTTGTGGTTCCTATGAATTTGGATCCTGT GCGGGTTATTCATCACCTACTCAGACTGCTATAAGGGAAGATCTCGGTCTAACATTATCAGAG TATTCTGTATTCGGCTCCATATTGACTTTTGGTGCAATGATCGGTGCAATCACAAGTGGTCCCATTGCTGATTTTATTGGTCGAAAAGGG GCCATGAGAGTGTATAGTGCTTTCGGTGTAGCAGGGTGGCTAGCTATTTACTTTGCCAAG GGAGCTTTATCTTTGGACATTGGAAGATTGGCAACAGGATATGGAATGGGAGCTTTTTCTTATGTG GTACCTGTTTTAATAGCTGAAATTGCACCCAAGGATCTTCGAGGTGCATTGACAGCTGTAAATCAG TTCATGATCTGTGCTGCGGTGTCTGTTTCCTTCATTATTGGGAATGTACTGTCATGGAGGGCTCTAGCTTTAACAG GACTTATCCCATGCGCTGTTCTGCTCATTGGTCTCTTCTTCATTCCAGAATCTCCGAGATGGCTG GCAAAGATGGGACGTCAAAAAGAATTTGAAGCTTCCTTACAGAAACTTCGTGGCAAGGATGCAAATATATCTCATGAGGCAGCTGAAATCCAG gAATATATAGCAACACTTGAAAATCTGCCAAAAGCCAAACTTCTGGATTTGTTTGAAAGGAGATACTTGCGCTCAGTCATT ATAGGAGTTGGATTGATGGTTTGTCAACAATTTGGAGGAATCAATGGAATCTGTTTCTATGTCAGCAACATTTTTGAGACAGCAG GCTTTTCCTCCACCGTGGGAACTATAACCTATGCTTTGCTTCAG GTTGTGGTTACTGGCCTTGGTGCAGCCATGATTGATAGAGTTGGAAGAAAGCCTCTATTATTG GTTTCTGGGTCAGGGTTAGTAGCAGCCTGTATCATAACTGCCGTGTCGTTCTTTCTGAAG GTTCATGAATTATCACTCAATGCAGTTCCTATACTTGCAGTAACTGGTATACTG CTGTACATAGCATCTTTTTCAGTGGGAATGGGAGCAGTTCCTTGGGTTGTGATGTCTGAG ATATTCCCTATAAATATCAAAGGACAAGCAGGAAGTTTAGCAACATTAGTGAACTGGTTTGGTGCATGGTTGTGCTCCTACACCTTCAACTATCTAATGTCCTGGAGTTCATATG GTACATTCATCCTCTATGCAGCAATCAATGCTCTAGCTATACTCTTTATTATAGGGGTGGTACCTGAAACCAAAGGGAAAACCCTGGAACAAATCCAAGCATCTATAAATGCATAG
- the LOC107425996 gene encoding probable indole-3-acetic acid-amido synthetase GH3.6, with amino-acid sequence MSDEELLIKLESTTLDATRHQLEALQSILKRNSGVRYLQRHFQRYNAPIDVANFRRALPLSSYEDYFDDINRLADGPLDHDHDHRDDQPLLSVDPLVCFFYSSGTSSMKPKLIPYYDSSLSKAASHLAHQGSVAIHRRLFPPRPSANKVLWFIYADNVTITKGGFKVMAASSYPFHSSSRTNLSQLTVSASPREVILGSNVEHQMYCHLLCGLRNSDFIDGIRAPYAIGLIKVFYLLESKWEQLCDDLENGFPSFEISDAAMKSSVTEVLGGPQLELSKRFRSIFQEENWGGIVNKLWPNVRYVRCVTTGSMEQYYPKLKHYAEGVPLIGGDYFASECCVGINLDIMQPPETTRFVMLPTAAYFEFLPYDPNKIDAISEETVDFSGVEVGKMYEVVVTTFRGFYRYRLGDIVRVVGFYNSSPQVEFVMRAPKALSDIITERDLMSAIESFKLVLRYEMAIEITEFASFLDLNLSPKRLKVFVEVRKECMFKQEKLQESVVVLRRICSDIEYNLGGLYKVQRDRGEAGSLWVTVIKPGSFETLSQVAIENGAPASQYKPPKIIRNHEIVHILERSALVTVCSDFVE; translated from the exons ATGTCGGACGAGGAGCTCTTGATAAAACTCGAGAGCACTACGCTGGACGCCACGCGTCACCAGCTCGAGGCGCTTCAGTCAATACTTAAACGCAACAGCGGCGTACGTTATCTCCAGCGCCATTTCCAACGCTACAATGCTCCGATCGACGTGGCAAACTTCCGGCGAGCCTTGCCATTATCTAGCTACGAGGattattttgatgacatcaACCGGCTGGCCGATGGCCCCCttgatcatgatcatgatcatcgTGATGATCAGCCTCTTCTCTCCGTTGACCCTCTTGTTTGCTTCTTCTACAG TTCTGGGACTAGTTCCATGAAGCCCAAGTTGATACCTTATTATGATTCATCACTCTCAAAAGCAGCCTCCCACTTGGCTCACCAGGGCAGCGTCGCAATTCATAGAAG GTTGTTTCCTCCAAGGCCCTCGGCCAATAAAGTCCTGTGGTTTATCTATGCTGATAATGTTACGATTACCAAAGGTGGTTTTAAGGTTATGGCTGCGTCTTCATACCCTTTCCACAGTAGCAGTAGAACCAACTTGTCTCAGTTAACCGTTAGTGCTAGTCCCAGGGAAGTCATTCTTGGATCCAATGTTGAGCACCAAATGTATTGTCACCTTCTTTGTGGCCTTAGGAACTCCGATTTCATCGATGGGATTCGTGCCCCTTATGCCATTGGCTTAATCAAAGTGTTTTACCTTCTAGAGTCCAAGTGGGAGCAGCTCTGTGATGATCTTGAAAATGGATTCCCCAGTTTTGAGATTTCTGATGCTGCAATGAAAAGTTCTGTTACTGAGGTTCTTGGTGGTCCTCAACTGGAGCTCTCCAAGAGATTTCGGTCAATCTTTCAGGAAGAGAATTGGGGTGGGATTGTGAACAAGTTATGGCCAAATGTTCGATATGTTAGGTGTGTTACCACTGGAAGTATGGAGCAGTATTATCCAAAACTCAAGCATTATGCAGAAGGTGTACCTCTAATAGGTGGAGACTACTTTGCCTCAGAATGCTGTGTGGGTATTAACTTGGATATTATGCAACCCCCAGAGACAACCCGATTTGTTATGCTTCCAACTGCAGCCTACTTCGAGTTTCTTCCATATGATCCCAACAAGATTGATGCTATCAGTGAAGAAACAGTAGATTTCTCCGGTGTTGAAGTGGGAAAGATGTATGAAGTGGTAGTAACTACTTTCAGAGGATTTTACAGATACCGTTTGGGTGATATTGTAAGAGTTGTTGGTTTCTATAATTCATCTCCGCAAGTGGAGTTTGTGATGAGAGCCCCCAAAGCTCTTTCTGATATAATCACTGAGAGGGACTTGATGTCTGCAATAGAAAGTTTTAAGCTTGTGCTGAGATATGAAATGGCTATAGAAATTACAGAATTTGCTAGTTTTTTGGATTTGAACTTGAGCCCAAAGCGATTAAAGGTGTTTGTAGAAGTTAGAAAGGAATGCATGTTTAAGCAAGAGAAGTTGCAGGAGTCAGTTGTAGTTCTAAGGAGGATTTGTTCTGATATTGAGTATAATTTGGGAGGCCTTTACAAGGTGCAGAGGGATAGAGGTGAAGCGGGTTCTTTGTGGGTAACTGTAATAAAGCCTGGTAGCTTTGAAACACTATCGCAGGTAGCCATTGAAAATGGAGCACCAGCAAGTCAATATAAACCACCTAAGATAATAAGAAATCATGAAATTGTCCATATCCTTGAAAGATCTGCTCTTGTTACTGTATGCTCAGATTTTGTGGAATAA
- the LOC107425997 gene encoding sugar transporter ERD6-like 7 isoform X2: protein MPIKEDVEHGVEEEIREPLMAENKNLTDGLEDHDESSKGHPWMVYFYTIVAVCGSYEFGSCAGYSSPTQTAIREDLGLTLSEYSVFGSILTFGAMIGAITSGPIADFIGRKGAMRVYSAFGVAGWLAIYFAKGALSLDIGRLATGYGMGAFSYVFMICAAVSVSFIIGNVLSWRALALTGLIPCAVLLIGLFFIPESPRWLAKMGRQKEFEASLQKLRGKDANISHEAAEIQEYIATLENLPKAKLLDLFERRYLRSVIIGVGLMVCQQFGGINGICFYVSNIFETAGFSSTVGTITYALLQVVVTGLGAAMIDRVGRKPLLLVSGSGLVAACIITAVSFFLKVHELSLNAVPILAVTGILLYIASFSVGMGAVPWVVMSEIFPINIKGQAGSLATLVNWFGAWLCSYTFNYLMSWSSYGTFILYAAINALAILFIIGVVPETKGKTLEQIQASINA, encoded by the exons ATGCCCATTAAAGAGGATGTAGAGCATGGTGTGGAGGAGGAGATAAGGGAGCCACTCATGGCGGAAAACAAGAACCTGACAGATGGATTAGAAGATCATGATGAAAGCAGCAAAGGACATCCATGGATGGTCTACTTCTACACGATTGTTGCAGTTTGTGGTTCCTATGAATTTGGATCCTGT GCGGGTTATTCATCACCTACTCAGACTGCTATAAGGGAAGATCTCGGTCTAACATTATCAGAG TATTCTGTATTCGGCTCCATATTGACTTTTGGTGCAATGATCGGTGCAATCACAAGTGGTCCCATTGCTGATTTTATTGGTCGAAAAGGG GCCATGAGAGTGTATAGTGCTTTCGGTGTAGCAGGGTGGCTAGCTATTTACTTTGCCAAG GGAGCTTTATCTTTGGACATTGGAAGATTGGCAACAGGATATGGAATGGGAGCTTTTTCTTATGTG TTCATGATCTGTGCTGCGGTGTCTGTTTCCTTCATTATTGGGAATGTACTGTCATGGAGGGCTCTAGCTTTAACAG GACTTATCCCATGCGCTGTTCTGCTCATTGGTCTCTTCTTCATTCCAGAATCTCCGAGATGGCTG GCAAAGATGGGACGTCAAAAAGAATTTGAAGCTTCCTTACAGAAACTTCGTGGCAAGGATGCAAATATATCTCATGAGGCAGCTGAAATCCAG gAATATATAGCAACACTTGAAAATCTGCCAAAAGCCAAACTTCTGGATTTGTTTGAAAGGAGATACTTGCGCTCAGTCATT ATAGGAGTTGGATTGATGGTTTGTCAACAATTTGGAGGAATCAATGGAATCTGTTTCTATGTCAGCAACATTTTTGAGACAGCAG GCTTTTCCTCCACCGTGGGAACTATAACCTATGCTTTGCTTCAG GTTGTGGTTACTGGCCTTGGTGCAGCCATGATTGATAGAGTTGGAAGAAAGCCTCTATTATTG GTTTCTGGGTCAGGGTTAGTAGCAGCCTGTATCATAACTGCCGTGTCGTTCTTTCTGAAG GTTCATGAATTATCACTCAATGCAGTTCCTATACTTGCAGTAACTGGTATACTG CTGTACATAGCATCTTTTTCAGTGGGAATGGGAGCAGTTCCTTGGGTTGTGATGTCTGAG ATATTCCCTATAAATATCAAAGGACAAGCAGGAAGTTTAGCAACATTAGTGAACTGGTTTGGTGCATGGTTGTGCTCCTACACCTTCAACTATCTAATGTCCTGGAGTTCATATG GTACATTCATCCTCTATGCAGCAATCAATGCTCTAGCTATACTCTTTATTATAGGGGTGGTACCTGAAACCAAAGGGAAAACCCTGGAACAAATCCAAGCATCTATAAATGCATAG
- the LOC107425987 gene encoding probable LRR receptor-like serine/threonine-protein kinase RKF3, with protein sequence MSRFWFFFLILHALLLLCLPVPSFSQKNGNVSCPLNFTVIRQLASNAGRPNLDVPTTCRYVIQSLRLVKSVYLRATNNFAPPLNSDESCWSAFQLFLNDYVRNFDIRSSCGFQTSWISEGCMNINNRTEFERVVPKSMIDTVVQNCNQSLANGSPCASCTTSLSNLQASYLTGPSVGNVSDCTALPSIYAGAFANYLGPTDLGTAECLYLLQFTSKSSSKNKLKTVIVVVVICCVSVLLLVIGGFWWWKKRQRSEMKRRRLGSREVGFGSALESISGSTNLVKFSFDEIRKATRNFSRDYIIGRGGYGNVYKGVLADGSEVALKRFKNCSAAGDASFAHEVEVIASVRHVNLVALRGYCIATTPMEGHQRIIVCDLMKNGSLHDHVFGYQEKKLSWPIRQKIALGTARGLAYLHYGAQPGIIHRDIKANNILLDEMFEAKVADFGLAKFTPEGMTHLSTRVAGTMGYVAPEYALYGQLTERSDVYSFGVVLLELLSGKKALLVGNEDQPSLVTDWAWSLVRDGRALDVIEDDMPDKGPPQVLEKYVLVAVLCSHPQLYARPTMDQAVKMLETDMSLPSIPERPIPLVAELSDIERSVSTSGSGTLVSPRGYSSYTYESDRPLELKEESQTSGSRVEELSQSEGASSGSNIGSRGLYNLT encoded by the coding sequence ATGTCCCGCTTCTGGTTCTTCTTCCTCATTCTCCACGCACTGTTACTTCTATGCTTGCCGGTCCCATCGTTCTCCCAGAAAAACGGCAACGTATCATGCCCTCTCAACTTCACCGTCATCCGGCAGCTGGCTTCAAACGCCGGCCGCCCCAATTTGGATGTCCCAACCACTTGCAGATATGTGATTCAAAGCTTGAGGCTCGTCAAGTCCGTCTATCTCCGGGCCACAAACAACTTTGCGCCTCCGTTGAACTCCGACGAGTCGTGCTGGTCTGCCTTCCAGCTCTTTCTTAACGATTACGTTCGGAATTTCGATATTCGATCGTCGTGCGGATTCCAGACCAGCTGGATCTCCGAGGGCTGTATGAACATCAACAACAGGACGGAATTCGAGCGCGTAGTTCCCAAATCCATGATCGATACTGTGGTCCAGAACTGTAACCAGTCGCTCGCTAATGGCTCTCCTTGCGCTTCGTGCACTACAAGCTTGTCCAACCTTCAGGCTTCGTATTTGACCGGACCTTCCGTCGGAAACGTATCGGATTGCACGGCGTTACCTTCGATTTACGCTGGGGCTTTCGCGAATTATCTTGGACCCACAGATTTAGGGACCGCCGAGTGTTTGTACTTGCTTCAATTCACGTCCAAAAGCTCTAGTAAGAATAAACTAAAGACTGTGATTGTGGTCGTTGTGATTTGTTGTGTTTCTGTATTGTTGCTCGTAATTGGTGGGTTCTGGTGGTGGAAGAAACGTCAGCGCTCTGAGATGAAGAGGAGGAGACTGGGTAGTAGAGAGGTGGGATTCGGTTCTGCATTAGAGTCCATTAGTGGAAGCACCAATTTGGTTAAATTCTCATTCGATGAGATTAGGAAAGCGACTAGAAATTTTTCTAGGGATTATATCATTGGTAGGGGAGGATATGGGAATGTGTATAAAGGGGTACTGGCAGATGGTTCCGAAGTAGCTTTGAAGAGGTTCAAGAATTGTTCCGCTGCTGGGGATGCCAGTTTCGCTCATGAGGTTGAGGTAATTGCCAGTGTTAGACATGTCAATCTTGTTGCTTTGAGAGGCTATTGTATTGCCACAACTCCAATGGAGGGTCATCAGAGAATCATTGTGTGCGATTTGATGAAGAATGGTAGTCTTCACGACCATGTATTTGGTTATCAGGAGAAGAAACTTAGTTGGCCAATTCGTCAGAAGATTGCACTGGGGACCGCAAGAGGATTGGCTTATTTGCATTATGGGGCTCAACCTGGAATTATCCACAGAGACATAAAAGCTAATAATATACTTTTGGATGAGATGTTTGAAGCCAAGGTGGCGGATTTTGGACTTGCAAAGTTCACACCTGAGGGAATGACACATTTGAGCACCAGGGTTGCTGGAACTATGGGGTATGTTGCCCCAGAGTACGCCTTGTATGGACAGTTGACAGAGAGAAGTGATGTGTATAGCTTTGGTGTTGTGCTTCTTGAGCTTCTAAGTGGGAAGAAAGCACTTCTTGTTGGTAATGAGGATCAACCCTCCCTTGTGACTGATTGGGCTTGGTCATTAGTGCGCGATGGCAGAGCTTTAGATGTCATTGAAGATGATATGCCAGACAAAGGTCCACCTCAGGTTTTAGAGAAGTATGTATTAGTTGCAGTTCTTTGTTCTCATCCGCAGTTGTATGCTAGGCCAACAATGGATCAGGCTGTGAAAATGTTGGAAACGGACATGTCACTTCCCTCCATTCCAGAACGGCCAATTCCCCTGGTAGCTGAGCTTAGTGACATTGAAAGATCTGTGAGCACTAGCGGCTCGGGTACGCTCGTGAGTCCTAGAGGTTATAGTTCATATACATATGAAAGTGATCGCCCTTTGGAACTCAAGGAAGAAAGCCAAACTTCAGGTTCCCGAGTAGAAGAGCTGTCACAGTCGGAAGGGGCGAGTTCGGGCTCCAATATTGGAAGTCGGGGTTTGTATAACTTGACGTGA
- the LOC107425980 gene encoding uncharacterized protein LOC107425980: protein MVSSSSETVLYHTNFSAMFKVLNKNFRLLCSRFRWPIRRRSKPRVVIKRFGKLSSKSQNGAENEPRINGSASVHPNGQLDISKSERSIRVATFNAALFSMAPAVSKAEKTGNFDSENGDVLKVRNVNLRAKSANDRPKGILKQSPLHPNSMNNTDNHTKQQKFVKSKLRVSINLPDNEISLLRNRQLSFTEDVKEGSSSSSTGAAICRILRGKAPLRSTVSFPTNLGNGRDGDCYRISRTVLDVLRELDADILALQDVKAEEEKAMKPLSDLASALGMNYVFAESWAPEYGNAILSKWPIKRWKVQKIFDDTDFRNVLKATIDVPEVGEVSFHCTHLDHLDENWRMKQINAIIKSSDDNEPHILAGGLNSLDESDYSEERWTDIVKYYEEMRKPTPKVEVMRYLKSKQYTDAKDFAGECESVVMIAKGQSVQGTCKYGTRVDYILASPNSPYKFVPGSYSVFSSKGTSDHHIVKVDVIKSNSNTTVHHANLNRKKRQPKQKIVRISESSPSKGLWKTQT, encoded by the exons ATGGTCTCAAGCAGCTCAGAAACCGTTTTGTACCACACTAATTTCTCAGCAATGTTCAAAGTTTTGAACAAGAACTTCCGCCTCCTCTGTTCTCGCTTCCGGTGGCCTATTCGCCGCCGTTCTAAGCCCAGAGTGGTCATCAAAAGGTTCGGAAAGTTGAGCTCCAAATCTCAAAATGGAGCTGAAAACGAACCGAGAATCAATGGGTCTGCTTCTGTTCATCCGAACGGCCAACTGGATATCTCAAAATCGGAGAGATCGATACGGGTTGCGACGTTTAACGCTGCCCTGTTTTCCATGGCGCCAGCCGTTTCTAAAGCCGAGAAAACTGGCAATTTCGACTCTGAGAATGGAGATGTTCTGAAGGTTAGGAATGTAAATTTAAGAGCAAAATCCGCAAATGATCGACCAAAGGGTATTCTTAAACAATCTCCACTGCATCCAAATTCCATGAATAACACAGACAACCATACAAAACAACAGAAATTCGTGAAATCGAAGTTGAGGGTTTCCATAAATTTGCCAGATAATGAGATTTCTTTACTACGAAATAGGCAATTGAGCTTCACCGAAGATGTGAAAGAGGGTTCTTCGTCATCGAGTACTGGTGCTGCTATATGTAGAATTCTGAGAGGAAAAGCTCCATTAAGATCAACGGTGAGCTTTCCTACGAATTTGGGTAATGGAAGAGATGGAGATTGTTACAGAATCAGCAGAACAGTTCTTGATGTTCTGAGAGAATTGGATGCTGATATATTGGCTCTGCAAGATGTGAAagcagaggaagaaaaagccatgAAACCCCTTTCGGATTTAGCCTCTGCTTTGGGGATGAACTATGTTTTCGCTGAAAGTTGGGCACCGGAGTACGGCAACGCTATCTTGTCAAAATGGCCCATTAAGCGCTGGAAAGTCCAGAAGATTTTCGATGACACAGATTTCAG GAACGTCCTAAAGGCCACCATTGATGTTCCTGAAGTTGGAGAAGTAAGCTTTCACTGTACCCACCTTGATCATCTTGATGAGAATTGGCGTATGAAGCAGATTAATGCCATTATCAAATCCAGTGATGATAATGAGCCCCACATCTTAGCAGGTGGTCTTAATTCCCTTGATGAATCTGATTACTCCGAAGAAAGATGGACAGACATTGTCAAG TATTACGAGGAGATGAGAAAGCCAACGCCAAAAGTTGAAGTAATGAGATATTTAAAGAGTAAACAATATACAGATGCTAAAGACTTTGCAGGAGAATGTGAATCAGTAGTAATGATTGCCAAAGGCCAAA GTGTGCAAGGAACATGCAAATATGGAACTCGAGTTGATTACATATTGGCATCTCCAAATTCTCCATATAAATTTGTTCCAGGTTCATATTCGGTGTTCTCTTCCAAAGGGACTTCTGATCATCATATTGTCAAAGTTGATGTAATCAAATCAAATAGCAATACTACTGTTCATCATGCAAATCTCAATAGAAAGAAACGACAACCGAAACAGAAAATTGTCAGGATATCAGAATCCTCTCCATCAAAAGGTTTATGGAAAACACAGAcataa